A window of the Miscanthus floridulus cultivar M001 chromosome 14, ASM1932011v1, whole genome shotgun sequence genome harbors these coding sequences:
- the LOC136504512 gene encoding uncharacterized protein: MGSFNGHVLPGTLFLAVGLWRVWSAVACFAAYPPAFRVRAWCPLELPRAPRLLELYVVAGGAFLDMCLELGGGVLAPRGGGVAPESSLIYLEHASMLLMFFLFGALALLSQKCTRYLPLTDGELCLVAATAFTSEFLLFSYHSATHAGLEGYYHHLLVILIGLCILTTILGALLPESFPVDVAAGTLIALQGMWFYQTALTLYGPMLPDGCERDADGHQVDCRSRAAEERAEQLANFQLFGAVFLAFVYVLGCYAVAAARYGHPDLVTMHGEHVAALECRGVGGSACAEECVV; this comes from the exons ATGGGGTCCTTCAACGGCCACGTGCTGCCGGGGACGCTGTTCCTGGCGGTGGGCCTGTGGCGGGTGTGGTCCGCCGTGGCGTGCTTCGCCGCCTACCCGCCGGCGTTCCGCGTCCGCGCGTGGTGCCCTCTCGAGCTCCCCAGGGCGCCCCGCCTCCTGGAGCTCTACGTGGTGGCCGGCGGCGCGTTCCTCGACATGTGCCTGGAGCTCGGTGGCGGCGTCCTCGCCCCCCGCGGCGGAGGCGTCGCGCCGGAGTCCAGCCTCATCTACCTCGAGCACGCCAGCATGCTCCTCATGTTCTTCCTCTTCGGCGCGCTCGCCCTCCTCTCCCAGAAGTGCACCAG GTACCTGCCCCTGACCGACGGCGAGCTCTGCCTGGTGGCGGCGACGGCGTTCACATCAGAGTTTCTGCTCTTCTCCTACCACTCAGCCACACACGCAGGTCTAGAGGGCTACTACCACcacctcctcgtcatcctcatcGGCCTCTGCATCCTCACCACCATCCTCGGCGCGCTCCTGCCGGAGAGCTTCCCCGTAGACGTCGCCGCCGGCACGCTCATTGCACTGCAGGGGATGTGGTTCTACCAGACGGCGCTCACGCTGTACGGGCCCATGCTCCCCGACGGGTGCGAACGGGATGCCGACGGCCACCAGGTCGACTGCCGCAGCCGCGCCGCGGAGGAGCGCGCCGAGCAGCTGGCCAACTTCCAGCTGTTTGGGGCCGTGTTCCTCGCCTTCGTCTACGTGCTTGGGTGCTATGCCGTTGCCGCGGCCAGGTACGGGCACCCGGACTTGGTGACGATGCATGGGGAGCACGTCGCCGCCCTAGAGTGTCGCGGCGTCGGTGGCAGCGCCTGCGCTGAGGAGTGTGTGGTCTAG